The following coding sequences are from one Loxodonta africana isolate mLoxAfr1 chromosome 18, mLoxAfr1.hap2, whole genome shotgun sequence window:
- the YWHAE gene encoding 14-3-3 protein epsilon isoform X2 codes for MVESMKKVAGMDVELTVEERNLLSVAYKNVIGARRASWRIISSIEQKEENKGGEDKLKMIREYRQMVETELKLICCDILDVLDKHLIPAANTGESKVFYYKMKGDYHRYLAEFATGNDRKEAAENSLVAYKAASDIAMTELPPTHPIRLGLALNFSVFYYEILNSPDRACRLAKAAFDDAIAELDTLSEESYKDSTLIMQLLRDNLTLWTSDMQGDGEEQNKEALQDVEDENQ; via the exons ATGGTGGAGTCAATGAAGAAGGTGGCAGGGATGGATGTGGAGTTGACAGTTGAAGAAAGAAACCTCCTCTCAGTTGCGTATAAAAATGTGATTGGCGCTAGAAGAGCCTCCTGGAGAATAATCAGCAGCAttgaacagaaagaagaaaacaagggaggagaagacaaactaaaaatGATTCGGGAATATCGGCAAATG GTTGAGACTGAGCTAAAGTTAATCTGTTGTGACATTCTGGATGTACTGGACAAACACCTCATCCCAGCAGCTAACACTGGCGAGTCCAAGGTTTTCTATTATAAAAT GAAAGGCGACTAccacaggtatctggctgaatTTGCTACAGGGAATGACAGGAAGGAGGCTGCGGAGAACAGCCTAGTGGCTTATAAAGCTGCTAGTGATATTGCAATGACAGAACTCCCACCAACGCATCCCATTCGTTTAGGACTTGCTCTCAACTTTTCCGTATTTTACTATGAAATTCTTAATTCCCCTGACCGTGCCTGCAG GTTGGCAAAAGCAGCTTTTGATGATGCAATTGCAGAACTGGATACTCTGAGTGAAGAAAGCTATAAGGACTCTACACTTATCATGCAGTTGTTACGTGATAATCTGACACTATGGACTTCAGACATGCAGGGTGATG GCGAAGAGCAGAATAAAGAAGCGCTGCAGGATGTGGAAGATGAGAATCAGTGA
- the YWHAE gene encoding 14-3-3 protein epsilon isoform X1, protein MDDREDLVYQAKLAEQAERYDEMVESMKKVAGMDVELTVEERNLLSVAYKNVIGARRASWRIISSIEQKEENKGGEDKLKMIREYRQMVETELKLICCDILDVLDKHLIPAANTGESKVFYYKMKGDYHRYLAEFATGNDRKEAAENSLVAYKAASDIAMTELPPTHPIRLGLALNFSVFYYEILNSPDRACRLAKAAFDDAIAELDTLSEESYKDSTLIMQLLRDNLTLWTSDMQGDGEEQNKEALQDVEDENQ, encoded by the exons AAATGGTGGAGTCAATGAAGAAGGTGGCAGGGATGGATGTGGAGTTGACAGTTGAAGAAAGAAACCTCCTCTCAGTTGCGTATAAAAATGTGATTGGCGCTAGAAGAGCCTCCTGGAGAATAATCAGCAGCAttgaacagaaagaagaaaacaagggaggagaagacaaactaaaaatGATTCGGGAATATCGGCAAATG GTTGAGACTGAGCTAAAGTTAATCTGTTGTGACATTCTGGATGTACTGGACAAACACCTCATCCCAGCAGCTAACACTGGCGAGTCCAAGGTTTTCTATTATAAAAT GAAAGGCGACTAccacaggtatctggctgaatTTGCTACAGGGAATGACAGGAAGGAGGCTGCGGAGAACAGCCTAGTGGCTTATAAAGCTGCTAGTGATATTGCAATGACAGAACTCCCACCAACGCATCCCATTCGTTTAGGACTTGCTCTCAACTTTTCCGTATTTTACTATGAAATTCTTAATTCCCCTGACCGTGCCTGCAG GTTGGCAAAAGCAGCTTTTGATGATGCAATTGCAGAACTGGATACTCTGAGTGAAGAAAGCTATAAGGACTCTACACTTATCATGCAGTTGTTACGTGATAATCTGACACTATGGACTTCAGACATGCAGGGTGATG GCGAAGAGCAGAATAAAGAAGCGCTGCAGGATGTGGAAGATGAGAATCAGTGA